A section of the Roseovarius sp. W115 genome encodes:
- a CDS encoding aspartate carbamoyltransferase catalytic subunit, translated as MAFSHSHLLGIEPLSPEDINAILDLAEQYVKLNRREVKHGDALAGLTQINMFFENSTRTQASFEIAGKRLGADVMNMAMQASSIKKGETLIDTAMTLNAMHPDLLVVRHPQSGAVNLLAQKVKCAVLNAGDGRHEHPTQALLDALTIRRAKGRLHRLNIAICGDIAHSRVARSNILLLGKMENRVRLVGPSTLMPSGIGEFGVEVYESMREGLKDVDVVMMLRLQRERMDGGFIPSEREYYHRFGLDAEKLSHAKPDAIVMHPGPMNRGVEIDGEIADDINRSVIQEQVEMGVAVRMAAMDLLARNLRARPKEVLA; from the coding sequence ATGGCCTTTTCGCACTCGCACCTTTTGGGGATCGAACCCCTGTCACCGGAAGATATCAACGCCATTCTCGATCTGGCCGAGCAATATGTGAAGCTCAACCGCCGTGAGGTGAAGCACGGGGATGCGCTGGCGGGTCTCACGCAGATCAACATGTTCTTTGAAAACTCCACTCGCACCCAGGCGAGTTTCGAGATTGCGGGCAAGCGGCTTGGGGCGGATGTGATGAACATGGCGATGCAGGCCAGTTCGATCAAAAAAGGTGAGACGCTGATTGATACAGCGATGACGCTGAATGCGATGCATCCCGATCTTCTCGTGGTGCGGCATCCTCAATCAGGCGCGGTGAACCTGCTGGCGCAAAAGGTGAAATGTGCAGTTCTCAATGCCGGTGACGGGCGGCATGAGCATCCTACGCAGGCGCTCTTAGATGCGTTAACCATTCGCCGGGCCAAGGGGCGTTTGCACCGGCTCAACATCGCGATTTGCGGGGATATTGCGCATAGCCGTGTGGCGCGGTCGAATATCCTGCTCTTGGGCAAGATGGAAAACCGGGTGCGGCTGGTGGGGCCATCGACACTGATGCCTTCGGGGATCGGCGAATTCGGCGTTGAGGTTTATGAGTCGATGCGTGAGGGCCTCAAAGACGTGGACGTGGTCATGATGCTGCGCCTTCAGCGCGAGCGGATGGATGGCGGGTTTATTCCCTCTGAGCGGGAGTACTACCACCGCTTTGGTTTGGACGCCGAAAAACTGAGCCATGCCAAGCCTGATGCGATTGTCATGCATCCCGGACCGATGAACCGGGGCGTCGAGATTGATGGCGAGATTGCCGATGACATCAACCGGTCTGTCATTCAGGAACAGGTCGAGATGGGCGTGGCGGTGCGCATGGCGGCGATGGACCTTCTGGCGCGCAACCTGCGGGCGCGGCCCAAAGAGGTGCTTGCGTGA
- a CDS encoding uracil-DNA glycosylase, translated as MESDAHTALAQLEWQIDLGATEAIGDAPVDRYAVPDRIEKPKSAAPVPTATASADTDPIGDARTAAANAQDLPQLQAALGAYDHCDLKRGARNLVFSDGHPSARVMFIGEAPGRDEDQQGKPFVGRAGQLLDKMLAAIDMDRQSDTPEAGVYITNVLPWRPPQNRDPKPEEIAMMRPFMQRHVDLVDPDVVVLVGNISCDAGLGRRGITRLRGTWAEAYGKPALPVFHPAYLLRNPAAKREAWADLLELKARLESGT; from the coding sequence ATGGAATCGGATGCTCACACCGCACTGGCCCAGCTTGAATGGCAGATTGATCTCGGCGCAACCGAGGCCATCGGCGATGCCCCCGTGGACCGCTATGCCGTGCCAGACCGGATCGAAAAACCCAAGAGTGCAGCTCCCGTACCCACCGCAACGGCTTCGGCAGATACAGATCCCATCGGCGATGCACGCACCGCCGCGGCGAATGCACAAGACCTGCCCCAACTGCAAGCCGCGCTCGGTGCCTATGACCATTGCGACCTCAAACGAGGTGCTCGGAACCTCGTCTTCTCTGACGGCCACCCAAGTGCACGCGTCATGTTCATCGGCGAAGCTCCGGGGCGTGATGAAGACCAGCAGGGCAAACCCTTTGTCGGCCGCGCCGGGCAGCTTCTGGACAAAATGCTCGCGGCCATCGACATGGATCGACAATCGGACACACCCGAAGCGGGGGTTTACATCACCAATGTCCTCCCCTGGCGCCCACCGCAAAACCGCGACCCGAAACCCGAAGAAATCGCCATGATGCGTCCCTTCATGCAGCGTCATGTGGATCTCGTGGACCCTGATGTTGTTGTTCTTGTGGGGAATATCAGCTGTGACGCAGGCCTTGGCCGACGCGGCATCACCCGCCTGCGCGGCACCTGGGCGGAGGCCTATGGCAAGCCTGCGCTACCAGTGTTCCACCCCGCTTATCTCTTGCGCAACCCGGCGGCCAAGCGAGAAGCCTGGGCTGATCTGCTGGAACTGAAAGCGCGGCTGGAGTCAGGCACATGA